The DNA segment GTCATTTGTATGTGATGCCAAAGGCAAAGAACTTGTACTGCCCCAAGAACCTGAAGGAGATGCAATACCTCTGAGCGTAAGAGTGTTTGCTGTATGAGAAAAAGTACCTAAATCTGCAATCGCACCTGAATTTATTGAAAGATTCCCACTGATGGTCCTGGCAGCACCAAACGTTTTTGTGCCACCTGATAAAACTAAATTATTAAATGCAGTAGTCGAACTACCTCCAATGGATTGCGTGGTTCCATCAAAAGTCAGGGTGCTTGTTGAAGCTGCAAAAGTTCCACTATTAGACCAGTTACCCGCAATATTTAAAGTACCCGCTGCTGAAAAAGTAATTGATGAAGTCGAGTTTACATTGGTTATTGCACCATTTACATCAATAGATCCTGCACTAATAGTTAATCGACTTTGCCTATTAACAGCTCCTCCACCAGTAACAATTAGATTTCCAACAACATTTAATGTTCCTGACCCTACAGCAATAGTGTTTGTCCTATTATTGGAGCCGGGTCCATTTATTGTCACATCTCCAGATACCGTTAATGTAATTCCGGAATTAATGTTGAGATTAGTATTTCCATTCCCTCCATTTAAAGTAATGGATTTTGCAGACCTGATATCGGTTACATTGACAGTAGCCCCAACTGCAATATATACATCATCATTAACACCCGGTATTACACCTCCATTCCAAGTAGAAGTGTTACTCCAATTACCTCCAGAACTTGTTGATGTGATTGTTGGATCTGTAAATTCAGTCCATACCTTTTCACCTGAAGATTGCCCAACAGCAGTGGCTCTTAATAATTTTCCAAGACAATGTACCTCACTAACCTTCCATACAGTTTTGAAATTACCTGTAGTATCAGCCGTTACATTCCAAGTTTGGTGTTCAGGGACAGTAGCATCTTCAGGATGATTCTCTGAATGTAGTATTTGTATCAAAACAGATTCACCAGATTGGAAACCAGTTCCAGTCAAGGTTGCGGTTGAACCTGGTTCATAATCTACCAAGTCTGAAGTTATTGCAGCCTGCCCAAAAGCAGCACTCGAAAAAAACAAATTGGCTATTGCAAATACAATAACAAAAATTCTGGATTTGAGTAAAAATGTTTTCATATTAAATGGTTTATTTTAAATAATAACGAATACGATAATTCAGATTAAAAAATGTAAAATCAATAGAATTTAGAGATACTATTGTAACCAAAAAGCATAATTATTCTATTACAGAAAAAGTCGCCGAGGGCTTTATGAGTTCAACAAAATTTTAGGATAATTGTCAACAATTTGTGAATTCTAAATCTAAACTAAATAAATAAAATCCGGTTGGTACTTTTTTTCGATGAAAGCCTTAAAAAGAACTACCAAGTGCATTATTCGTTGTTTATTTAGATTTATTCTTTTTTTAAAGCATATTAAACATTAATCGTTTAATTTTTAAGCCATTAACAATGAATATTTCTTAATAACTGCTAGCTCAAAAATTCAAATTTTAACCAAATAAACCAGACTTTTCAAAAATATTTCCCAATTTGAATTTATAAAACCATTCAAAGACTTATTTTTGCGCTATGGCAAAGAAAAACACAGACAAGATCGTTTTTGATCACATAAAAGTCCTTGATGCAGGTGCAAAAGGCGTATCGGTGGCAAAAGCCCCAGATGGAAAAGTAATTTTTATCCCCAATGTCGTTCCTGGCGACGTGGTCGATGTGCAAACTTTCAAAAAACGCAAAGCGTATTATGAAGGAAAAGCGGTGAAATTCCACGAATTTTCAGAGCATAGAATCGAACCAATTTGCGAACATTTTGGTGTTTGTGGTGGTTGCAAATGGCAGAACATGCAATACAGCCAGCAATTGTACTACAAACAAAACGAGGTTTTCAACCATTTGCAACGCATTGGAAAAATAGAACTTCCCGAATTCGAGCCGATTTTGGGTTCCGAAAAACAATTTTTCTACAGAAACAAAATGGAGTTTTCGTTTTCGAACAGTCGTTGGCTAACCGAAAAAGAAATAGATAGTACCGAAGATTTAGGAAACCGAAATGCTTTGGGTTTCCACATTCCGAAAATGTGGGACAAAATTCTGGACATCAATAAATGTCATTTACAAGAAGATCCTTCGAACCAAATTCGCAATGAAATCAGGGCTTTCGCCAATGAAAATGGTTTGACTTTTTTCAATCCAAGAGCACACGAAGGCTTGTTGAGAACCTTGATGATGCGCACCGCTTCGACTGGAGAAATTATGGTTTTAGTACAGTTTTTCGAAAATGACAAAGCTAATAGAGAGTTACTTCTCGACCACATTTACGAAAAATTCCCGCAGATTACTTCCTTGCAATATGTGGTCAACAACAAGGCCAACGACACTTTATACGATACCAACATCAAATTATATAAAGGTCGCGATTACATTTTGGAAGAAATGGAAGGGTTGAAATTCAGCATCAATGCCAAATCTTTTTACCAAACCAATTCCGATCAAGCCTACGAATTATATAAAATCACTCGTGATTTTGCTGGATTGACAGGTACGGAAACCGTTTATGATTTATACACCGGAACGGGAACGATTGCCCAATTCGTGTCGAAAAAAGCCAAAAAAGTCATAGGTGTGGAAAGTGTTCCTGAAGCAATCATTGATGCCAAGGCCAATGCCGAACGCAACAATATCATCAATTGCGAATTCCATGTAGGTGACATGAAAGTGGTTTTCAACGAAAGTTTCATTGCACAACACGGCAAACCCGACGTGATTATCACCGATCCACCGAGAGACGGAATGCACAAGGACGTGATTGAACAAATACTGAAAATAGAACCTTCAAAAATTGTTTATGTGAGTTGCAACTCGGCCACGCAAGCCAGAGATTTGGCTTTGATGGACGAAAAATACAAGGTAACCCGTGTTCGTCCCGTGGACATGTTTCCACAAACACATCACGTGGAAAATGTCGTACTTTTGGAGAAGAGAAATTAGTATTCAGTGTTCAGTCGCAGTAATCAGTTAGCACTATTTTCATTGAAAAATAATTTTTACCGTTGTCATTTAAAAAATATATGAAAAAAATAATTGCACTTTTATTGATAGCCACGTTCTCTTCCTCCAGTTGCGAGAAAGACGATATTTGCGATGCCAATACGCCCACCACGCCAAGGCTGGTAATCGAATTCTATAACATCAGTGATTCTTCAATATTAAAAAACGTGACCAATCTAAAAGTCATTGGAGAAGGAATGACAGAAGGCATCGTTTTTAATCCGAGTGCAACGGGTGAAGCCCAGTATTTGGTAAATGGAAGTTCCATTTCGATTCCTTTAAAAACGGACGTGGATACCACAACTTATAGTTTTATCCTCAATTCCGGCAACCCAAATCCCACATTGATAGACATTGACAAAGTCACGTTCAATTATACACGAAACGATGTTTTTGTATCAAGAGCTTGTGGTTTTAAAACCCTTTTTGTCTTTAGTCCAACCAATGCCATTGTGCATACCTCCGTACCAGCCACCAAACTAAAATGGATGCAATATATTTCGGTCGAAAAAAGTAACATAGATAACGAAAATGAAACACACATTAAAGTATTTTTTTAGTATTGGACTGCTGATGTCGTTGTCTTTTTCACAAGCACAGGACACTATTCCAAAGGCTAATTCCTCCGAAAAAAAGAAAATAGAAGGCGTTATTCCTGAAGCGCCAAAACAAGCTGCGGCAAAAACTTCGACAACAACGAAAACCGACACTATTGTTCCCGTGAAAAAGGATCGTTATGGTGTACGTGTGGGCGTTGATTTATATAAATTGACCCGTGGTTTATATGATGAAAATTACAAAGGAATCGAATTGGTGGGCGATTACCGCTTGACGAAAAATTATTATGCAGCAGCCGAAATTGGAAGCGAAGACAAAACCACCGAAGACGATCGTTTGAATACCACCACCAAAGGAACTTACCTAAAAGTAGGTTTTGATTATAATTTCTACGAAAACTGGTTGGATATGGAGAACATTATCTCCATCGGATTGCGAGGTGGTTTTAGCACTTTTAGCCAAGAATTGAACAGCTACAAAACTTATAATCCTTATCCTTATTGGGGTGAAATGCCTTGGAAAACTTCCGGAGAGACCTTTAATGGTTTAACCGCAGGCTGGATTGAAGTCGTTGCGGGCGTAAAAGTAAAAGTGTACAACAATATATTTGTGGGATTCAGTCTCCGAATGAACACTTTGGTCTATGACAAGAAACCAAGCGATGACTTCGAAAATCTTTACATTCCGGGATTCAACAGAACCTATGCCGGAAATTTTGGAGCTGGATTCAACTATACCATAACTTATTTTGTTCCACTTTATAAAAAGGTTGTCAAGCCGGAAAAGAAATAATTTAACACTAAATTTTTCATTTTTACAAAGGAGAAATCTCATTAATTGTTCTCGATATGTGATTTCTCCTTCGTCGAAATGAATTCTAAAATTACCCTATTTCCTTGATTCCTTTTATAAACAACCAGGACATGAATAATTTTTCGCCGTCTTTGGTTTTGGCGGCTTGAAATTTAGGTGATAAAATGGTACCCACCACGAAAGCGGTAAACGGAATCCACAAGCCTTCCAAATTGGTGTATTTTTCAATCAAAAATCGGAACGAGATAAACAATATCGCAAAACAACCCAGTTGGTATAGAAAGGCACGCACTTGTAATTTTGTCATTTTTCAAGGTATTTAAATTTCTAGAAACTGATTACTGAACACTGTCGTCCGTAACCTGAAACTTCGTTCTCTTGCTGCCTTCATACATTTCATATTTAACCAATCTTGCTTCGATGCTGGCGTTGAAAAGCTTGATTTTTCGGGAAGGTTTTAGTCCCACAAATTTCAAAGCTTCGAGATTTCCGGTGATGAACCAAGCGTTGGTTCCCGGATAATTTTTCTTCAAAGTGTCTCCAATATTCTTGTAGAATTCTTCCATGTGAATGTCCAATCGTTCGTCATAAGGCGGATTGAAAACGATATGCAATTTTCCCTGCGAGGTTTTTTCCGTGTCAAAAAAGTTTCTTTCCTCGATGGTGATGTATTCGTCCAGATTGGCGTTTTTGATATTGTCTTTGGCTTTCAAAACTGCCGATGGCGCTTTGTCGTATCCTTTTATGGTGTAATGAAATTCCCGAACTTTCTTCATCAAGGAATCCATGATTTGGTCAAACAAATCATTGTCCCAATCGTTCCATTTTTCGAAAGCAAATTCCTTGCGGTTAATGTTGGCCGGAATATTACAGGCAATCATTGCGGCTTCGGCCAAGAAAGTTCCCGAACCACACATGGGATCCAAGAAATCGCCTTGTCCGTCCCAACCCGAAAGCAACAGGATTCCTGCCGCCAATACTTCGTTGATTGGAGCAATATTGGTGGCTGTTCTGTAACCACGTTGGTGCAAAGAATTCCCCGAGGTGTCCAACGCCACCGAAACTTGGTCTTTGTCGATATGGATGTTGATTCTCAAATCGGGATGGATTTTCTCGATGCTCGGACGTTGTCCCGTTCTTTCTCGAAACTGGTCCACGATGGCGTCTTTACATTTTTGGGAAACAAATTCCGAATGATTAAAGTAAGTGGAATGCACGGTGGCATCAATCACGAAAGTCTGGTTGGCATTAAGATATTTCGACCAATTCACGCCTGAAATTCCTTTATACAAAGCCTGTTCGTTGGTGGCTTTAAAGAAATAAATAGGTTTCAGGATTTTCAAAGCGGTTCGCAAATACAAATTCGCCTTGTACATAAACCCTTTGTCTCCTTTGAAACTCACCATTCTCACGCCTTGTTCCACATCTTGTGCGCCCAGCATTTTCAATTCGTTTGCCAGTATTTCTTCAAAACCAAAAAAGGTTTTGGCAATCATTCTAAAATTATTTTCCATTGTAAAATCAAGTATTCGGTGCAAAAATACACTAAATTTGCATGACTTGAATTAATAGAAAAAGAATAAATGCCGAATTCACTAAAACCCAAAAACCACAACTGGTTCGCCTCCTGGTTTGACACTCCGTATTACCACATCCTTTATAAAGAACGAAATTACAGGGAAGCACAAGTTTTTATGGACAATTTGACCCATTACCTCAACCTTCCAGAGAAAGCTAAAGTCTTGGATTTATGTTGTGGCAAAGGGCGTCATTCCATTTATCTGAACCAATTGGGCTATGAAGTCATTGGTGCTGATTTGTCTGAAAACAGCATTGCCGAAGCCAATAAAAACCAAAATAAAACACTGCATTTTCAGGTGCATGACATGCGCGAGACTTTCGAAGACAAGTTTGACGCCATATTCAATTTGTTTACCAGTTTTGGTTATTTCGAAAATGACGAAGACAACCTGACCACTTTAAAGGCAATGAAAGAAAGCCTGACCGAACATGGTTTTGCCGTAATCGACTTCATGAACGTGAACCAAGTCATTGAAAATTTAGTTCCCGAAGAAGTAAAAACGGTGGACGGAATTGATTTTCACATCAAGCGTTATGTAAGCGATGGCCATATTTACAAGGAAATCGACTTTGAAGACCAAGGCGAAAAATTTCATTTTACCGAAAAAGTAAAAGCCTTGACACTAAAGGATTTTGAAGAAATGATGGATGAAGCGGGGATTTATCTCTTGGATATTTTTGGAGACTACAAATTGAAAAAATTCCACAAAACCGAAAGCGAACGATTAATCATGATTTTTAAATAGTTAGATTATGGTTGAATATTGTTTAAAATGGTTTAAAGTTGTTTAAAAAAT comes from the Flavobacterium limnophilum genome and includes:
- a CDS encoding THUMP domain-containing class I SAM-dependent RNA methyltransferase, which produces MENNFRMIAKTFFGFEEILANELKMLGAQDVEQGVRMVSFKGDKGFMYKANLYLRTALKILKPIYFFKATNEQALYKGISGVNWSKYLNANQTFVIDATVHSTYFNHSEFVSQKCKDAIVDQFRERTGQRPSIEKIHPDLRINIHIDKDQVSVALDTSGNSLHQRGYRTATNIAPINEVLAAGILLLSGWDGQGDFLDPMCGSGTFLAEAAMIACNIPANINRKEFAFEKWNDWDNDLFDQIMDSLMKKVREFHYTIKGYDKAPSAVLKAKDNIKNANLDEYITIEERNFFDTEKTSQGKLHIVFNPPYDERLDIHMEEFYKNIGDTLKKNYPGTNAWFITGNLEALKFVGLKPSRKIKLFNASIEARLVKYEMYEGSKRTKFQVTDDSVQ
- the rlmD gene encoding 23S rRNA (uracil(1939)-C(5))-methyltransferase RlmD gives rise to the protein MAKKNTDKIVFDHIKVLDAGAKGVSVAKAPDGKVIFIPNVVPGDVVDVQTFKKRKAYYEGKAVKFHEFSEHRIEPICEHFGVCGGCKWQNMQYSQQLYYKQNEVFNHLQRIGKIELPEFEPILGSEKQFFYRNKMEFSFSNSRWLTEKEIDSTEDLGNRNALGFHIPKMWDKILDINKCHLQEDPSNQIRNEIRAFANENGLTFFNPRAHEGLLRTLMMRTASTGEIMVLVQFFENDKANRELLLDHIYEKFPQITSLQYVVNNKANDTLYDTNIKLYKGRDYILEEMEGLKFSINAKSFYQTNSDQAYELYKITRDFAGLTGTETVYDLYTGTGTIAQFVSKKAKKVIGVESVPEAIIDAKANAERNNIINCEFHVGDMKVVFNESFIAQHGKPDVIITDPPRDGMHKDVIEQILKIEPSKIVYVSCNSATQARDLALMDEKYKVTRVRPVDMFPQTHHVENVVLLEKRN
- a CDS encoding DUF6048 family protein, with the translated sequence MKHTLKYFFSIGLLMSLSFSQAQDTIPKANSSEKKKIEGVIPEAPKQAAAKTSTTTKTDTIVPVKKDRYGVRVGVDLYKLTRGLYDENYKGIELVGDYRLTKNYYAAAEIGSEDKTTEDDRLNTTTKGTYLKVGFDYNFYENWLDMENIISIGLRGGFSTFSQELNSYKTYNPYPYWGEMPWKTSGETFNGLTAGWIEVVAGVKVKVYNNIFVGFSLRMNTLVYDKKPSDDFENLYIPGFNRTYAGNFGAGFNYTITYFVPLYKKVVKPEKK
- a CDS encoding DUF6452 family protein; this encodes MKKIIALLLIATFSSSSCEKDDICDANTPTTPRLVIEFYNISDSSILKNVTNLKVIGEGMTEGIVFNPSATGEAQYLVNGSSISIPLKTDVDTTTYSFILNSGNPNPTLIDIDKVTFNYTRNDVFVSRACGFKTLFVFSPTNAIVHTSVPATKLKWMQYISVEKSNIDNENETHIKVFF
- a CDS encoding class I SAM-dependent DNA methyltransferase; its protein translation is MPNSLKPKNHNWFASWFDTPYYHILYKERNYREAQVFMDNLTHYLNLPEKAKVLDLCCGKGRHSIYLNQLGYEVIGADLSENSIAEANKNQNKTLHFQVHDMRETFEDKFDAIFNLFTSFGYFENDEDNLTTLKAMKESLTEHGFAVIDFMNVNQVIENLVPEEVKTVDGIDFHIKRYVSDGHIYKEIDFEDQGEKFHFTEKVKALTLKDFEEMMDEAGIYLLDIFGDYKLKKFHKTESERLIMIFK